From one Candidatus Acididesulfobacter guangdongensis genomic stretch:
- a CDS encoding TonB-dependent receptor yields MMLLFNTGLANADSNSATVSQTANTTNANTKKAIKIAKITKEAKELKKKVPLKATYTENIISAKTVRNASPMQNAQTILASKPSIDAFSTGPNGMNSTVTFRAFQGDQFSETFDGIPMNNPFNGYATNGADMYNSIPFTLNDISNINIYNGINNPSVNSYNSLGGTINFQPRQPSKHFDASAGIGYGSFDTINWNALINTGSVDGFRQLFAINRQTSGGWEQNVNDQNTNFYYAGILPYNSGLSEVSAYLIVNQNAGYQSNEIPLPLLNQYGYDYYFPLNDLYYYNTDMRLNAIIGDKSYISRYMTMSAKAYFTNDNYRDREFNNPNLTQYQRNLFGLYDAYASKYNSPQQTYQLYGQITSTFGFTPKIELKLPYDNFVTAGGNVQYSLGHSTSFEAASYNVPEILSGPLQNDNWDEHYNSVMANGYVQDNISLLGGHIHITPGLKYLYQYDSSNDDSTLGYSGYYVPAGSISNAGTFLSPTVGINYLPVKHLSFYAAWGRNIKFANIGDYYDSVSQYNRSTGNYINLPLVLKPEYVNDYEIGTRYKRNGFYGMLDFYRENFTNTFISVPVPGIPLSAGLDETINGGNSQYEGMEVSLSQHLGHLLLGHWTIYGNYSYNQAVFTSTFTTDNSDGKVTAGESLGDTPKDMANIGLRWGYKYMHQHIKAHLSSKFVGSYFTNESQTGLPNGMSVPPYFIMNLGVSDYIPVKASGLKGVKVALYVDNIFNREYYPEAYANNYGNSVYPEGYLSVMPGMPRFVFASATVKF; encoded by the coding sequence ATGATGCTTTTATTTAATACAGGGCTTGCAAATGCGGACAGCAATAGTGCAACTGTTAGTCAAACTGCAAATACCACCAATGCTAATACAAAGAAGGCAATTAAAATTGCAAAAATTACTAAAGAAGCTAAAGAACTTAAGAAAAAGGTCCCATTAAAGGCAACCTATACTGAAAACATTATTAGTGCTAAAACAGTGCGCAATGCATCTCCAATGCAAAATGCTCAAACTATTTTAGCGAGTAAGCCTTCCATAGATGCTTTTAGCACAGGTCCAAACGGGATGAATTCTACGGTTACTTTTAGAGCATTCCAAGGAGACCAGTTTTCTGAAACATTTGACGGAATTCCCATGAACAACCCATTTAATGGGTATGCTACTAACGGCGCTGATATGTACAATAGCATTCCTTTCACATTAAACGACATATCAAACATTAATATTTATAACGGTATCAACAATCCATCCGTTAACTCTTATAATTCTCTGGGAGGCACTATTAATTTTCAGCCTCGTCAGCCGTCAAAACATTTTGATGCTTCGGCAGGCATCGGCTACGGCAGTTTTGATACTATCAATTGGAATGCTCTTATAAATACAGGTTCCGTAGATGGTTTCAGGCAGTTATTTGCAATTAACAGGCAGACAAGCGGCGGATGGGAACAAAATGTTAACGATCAAAATACCAATTTTTATTACGCGGGAATTTTACCTTACAATAGTGGATTATCCGAGGTTTCAGCATATTTAATAGTTAATCAGAATGCAGGATATCAATCAAATGAGATACCGTTACCGTTACTCAACCAATATGGATATGATTATTACTTTCCGCTCAACGATCTTTATTATTACAATACTGATATGAGGCTTAATGCCATAATAGGAGATAAAAGCTACATAAGCCGCTATATGACTATGAGCGCGAAGGCTTATTTTACGAATGATAATTATAGAGATCGTGAATTTAATAACCCCAATTTGACTCAATATCAAAGAAATCTTTTTGGTCTATATGACGCTTATGCTTCCAAATATAATAGCCCTCAACAGACCTATCAATTATATGGTCAAATCACATCTACCTTTGGGTTTACTCCAAAAATAGAATTAAAGTTGCCTTATGATAATTTTGTAACAGCCGGCGGAAATGTTCAATATAGTTTAGGACATTCAACAAGCTTTGAGGCGGCTTCTTATAATGTACCTGAAATTTTATCCGGACCGCTCCAAAATGACAACTGGGACGAGCATTATAATTCAGTTATGGCAAATGGTTATGTTCAAGATAATATCAGCCTACTTGGCGGGCATATACATATAACGCCGGGATTAAAATATCTTTATCAATATGATAGTTCTAACGATGATTCAACACTTGGCTATAGCGGGTACTACGTACCGGCAGGTTCAATATCTAACGCAGGTACTTTTCTTTCCCCGACTGTAGGCATAAATTATTTACCTGTTAAACATCTCAGCTTTTATGCAGCATGGGGTCGTAATATTAAGTTTGCCAATATTGGAGATTATTACGACAGTGTATCACAATATAACAGAAGTACAGGAAATTATATTAATCTTCCTTTGGTATTAAAACCGGAATATGTTAACGACTATGAGATTGGAACTAGGTATAAAAGAAATGGATTTTACGGTATGCTCGATTTCTACAGGGAGAATTTTACAAATACTTTTATTTCTGTTCCTGTCCCCGGGATTCCTTTGTCGGCGGGTCTTGATGAAACAATAAACGGCGGTAATTCCCAGTATGAGGGTATGGAGGTTTCATTATCTCAGCATTTGGGACATTTACTTTTGGGACACTGGACAATTTACGGTAACTACTCTTATAATCAGGCGGTATTTACATCAACATTTACTACAGATAACAGCGATGGAAAAGTCACAGCCGGAGAATCGCTTGGAGATACTCCAAAAGATATGGCAAACATTGGTTTACGATGGGGTTATAAATATATGCATCAGCATATTAAAGCACATTTGTCGAGTAAGTTTGTAGGTTCTTATTTTACCAATGAGTCTCAGACGGGTCTGCCGAATGGAATGTCCGTACCGCCTTATTTTATTATGAATTTAGGCGTATCTGATTATATTCCTGTCAAAGCTTCCGGACTAAAGGGCGTAAAGGTAGCATTATATGTAGATAACATTTTTAATAGAGAATACTATCCAGAGGCTTATGCTAATAATTATGGTAATTCAGTTTATCCCGAAGGATACTTATCTGTTATGCCCGGCATGCCGCGTTTTGTATTTGCAAGCGCAACCGTTAAATTTTAA